The following are from one region of the Lacinutrix sp. Bg11-31 genome:
- the cyoE gene encoding heme o synthase produces the protein MSTTTIIAKPSLISDFKEITKMRLALSVVFSSVAGYLLGVEEVNYTTLFLLALGGYFMVGASNAYNQIIEKDLDVLMDRTKNRPIPAGRMTVRTAFIIATVFTVFGIGILYYINPQTAMFGAISIFLYTCAYTPLKTKTPLAVFVGAIPGAIPFMLGWVAATNEFGIEPGTLFALQFFWQFPHFWAIGWFLFNDYKKGGFFMLPTKKQDKGTAVQIIMYTIWTIIISIIPVFGVTGKLELSYVAATIVFGLGLFMLYYAIQLFKKMTEKAAKQLMLASVSYITLVQIIYVVDKFIR, from the coding sequence CGTGTTTTCTTCTGTTGCTGGTTATTTGCTTGGTGTTGAAGAGGTTAATTACACAACACTTTTTTTATTAGCTTTAGGTGGTTATTTTATGGTTGGAGCTTCAAACGCTTACAACCAAATTATAGAAAAAGATTTAGATGTTTTAATGGACAGGACTAAAAATCGTCCTATTCCAGCTGGTCGCATGACTGTGCGCACTGCCTTTATAATAGCAACCGTTTTTACCGTTTTTGGTATTGGTATTCTATATTATATTAATCCGCAAACAGCAATGTTTGGTGCTATTTCTATCTTTTTATATACTTGTGCATACACACCATTAAAAACAAAAACACCTTTGGCTGTATTTGTTGGTGCTATTCCAGGAGCAATACCTTTTATGTTAGGTTGGGTAGCAGCTACTAACGAGTTTGGTATTGAGCCAGGAACCTTATTTGCATTACAATTTTTCTGGCAATTTCCTCACTTTTGGGCAATTGGATGGTTTTTATTTAACGATTATAAAAAAGGAGGCTTCTTCATGTTGCCAACTAAAAAACAGGATAAAGGCACAGCTGTACAAATAATTATGTATACTATTTGGACCATTATAATTTCAATTATTCCGGTTTTTGGAGTAACAGGAAAGCTAGAGCTATCTTATGTTGCTGCAACAATTGTTTTTGGTTTAGGTCTGTTTATGCTGTATTACGCGATTCAGCTATTCAAAAAAATGACAGAAAAAGCTGCGAAGCAACTTATGTTAGCTAGTGTTTCATACATCACATTAGTACAAATTATTTACGTAGTAGATAAGTTTATTAGATAA
- a CDS encoding cytochrome c oxidase subunit 3, with translation MDLTQGTLKEKKERAKKMMLWFGLIALFMSFAGLTSAVIISRTRPDWSKALDLPQVFLVSVFVIIASSIAYVFAQRALTNNNRQLTTILLLTTFVLGVLFIVLQFQGFRALIEAGYYFTGETSDPKASFIFLIAFFHILHVAVGLICLLVVIYNHFKQKYTADNMLGMELAGTFWHFIDILWVFLYLLMYFVG, from the coding sequence ATGGATTTAACTCAAGGAACCCTAAAAGAAAAGAAAGAACGTGCTAAAAAAATGATGCTTTGGTTTGGCCTTATTGCATTGTTTATGTCGTTTGCAGGTTTAACAAGTGCAGTAATAATTAGTCGTACACGTCCAGATTGGTCTAAAGCCTTAGATTTACCGCAAGTGTTTTTAGTGAGTGTTTTTGTAATAATAGCAAGTAGTATTGCTTATGTTTTTGCGCAACGGGCTTTAACAAACAACAATAGACAATTAACAACTATTTTATTATTAACTACTTTTGTATTAGGAGTGTTGTTTATTGTACTTCAATTTCAGGGCTTTAGAGCGCTTATAGAAGCTGGTTATTATTTTACAGGAGAAACTAGTGATCCTAAAGCATCATTTATATTTTTAATTGCTTTTTTTCACATACTACACGTAGCTGTTGGACTAATTTGCTTGCTGGTCGTAATTTATAATCATTTTAAACAAAAGTATACGGCAGATAATATGTTAGGTATGGAATTAGCCGGAACATTCTGGCACTTTATTGATATACTGTGGGTATTCTTGTATTTACTAATGTATTTTGTAGGTTAG
- a CDS encoding cytochrome c oxidase subunit 3, whose product MNTTVATTGTEGKTWGGGNAPLKASYGKMMMWFFIVSDALTFSAFLAAYGFSRFKFIDSWPIADEVFTHVPFFHGNYPMIYVAFMTFVLIMSSVTMVLAVDAGHHMNQKKVTWYMFLTVIGGVIFVGSQAWEWNTFIKGEYGAVQTKGGNILQFGEYKTVDGEQKFERVAIADFAKVVHGDRAQHESKKGLWFVSEGSLPEYSVDEVYNGLVANENVLIRNQIINEHGHKTILSREESLKQLKTNGKAVVHGANLKTNEYGSPLFADFFFFITGFHGFHVFSGVVINIIVFFNVIIGTYERRKNYEMVEKVGLYWHFVDLVWVFVFTFFYLV is encoded by the coding sequence ATGAATACTACAGTTGCAACTACTGGAACAGAAGGTAAAACTTGGGGAGGCGGAAATGCTCCATTAAAAGCCAGTTATGGTAAAATGATGATGTGGTTTTTTATCGTTTCCGATGCCTTAACATTCTCAGCATTTTTAGCTGCTTATGGTTTTTCTAGATTCAAATTTATTGATTCTTGGCCAATTGCAGACGAAGTTTTTACTCACGTACCTTTCTTTCATGGTAATTATCCAATGATTTATGTTGCGTTCATGACCTTTGTACTTATTATGTCTTCGGTAACTATGGTATTAGCCGTAGATGCTGGACATCACATGAATCAGAAAAAAGTAACATGGTATATGTTCTTAACTGTTATTGGTGGTGTGATTTTTGTTGGTTCTCAAGCTTGGGAATGGAATACATTTATTAAAGGAGAATATGGAGCTGTACAAACTAAAGGTGGTAACATCTTACAATTTGGTGAGTATAAAACTGTAGACGGTGAGCAAAAATTTGAACGTGTAGCTATTGCAGACTTTGCAAAAGTAGTACATGGTGATAGAGCACAACACGAAAGCAAAAAAGGGTTATGGTTTGTAAGTGAAGGTTCACTACCAGAATATTCTGTAGACGAAGTTTACAACGGTTTAGTTGCAAACGAAAATGTATTGATTAGAAACCAAATTATAAATGAGCACGGTCATAAAACAATACTTTCTCGTGAAGAGTCATTAAAGCAATTAAAAACAAACGGAAAAGCAGTAGTGCATGGCGCTAACTTAAAAACCAACGAATATGGTTCGCCATTATTTGCAGATTTCTTTTTCTTTATTACAGGTTTCCACGGTTTCCACGTATTCTCTGGAGTTGTAATTAATATTATTGTTTTCTTTAACGTTATTATAGGTACTTACGAAAGACGTAAGAACTATGAAATGGTTGAGAAAGTAGGGTTGTATTGGCACTTTGTAGATTTAGTTTGGGTATTTGTATTCACATTCTTCTACTTAGTTTAA
- a CDS encoding cytochrome C oxidase subunit IV family protein, with amino-acid sequence MMAEHKLAIFQGLVKFKSNTSKIWGVLAFLTFITLIEVVLGIYKPEMLMGKVLGMKLLNWIFIILTIVKAYYITWDFMHMRDEVKALRRMVIWTAVFLICYLVFILLQEGGYIEGVYTNGFVKKDF; translated from the coding sequence ATAATGGCAGAACATAAATTAGCAATATTTCAAGGTTTAGTAAAGTTTAAATCGAATACTTCAAAAATTTGGGGCGTTTTAGCTTTCTTAACATTTATAACTTTAATAGAGGTGGTTTTAGGTATTTACAAACCAGAAATGTTAATGGGTAAAGTTTTAGGTATGAAATTACTTAACTGGATTTTTATTATTCTAACCATAGTAAAAGCATACTATATTACTTGGGACTTTATGCACATGCGTGATGAAGTCAAAGCGTTAAGACGTATGGTAATATGGACAGCAGTATTCTTGATTTGCTATTTAGTCTTTATCCTTCTACAAGAAGGAGGTTACATTGAAGGTGTTTACACTAACGGATTTGTTAAAAAAGATTTTTAA
- a CDS encoding SCO family protein has protein sequence MKKNNYSYISIAFIILLFGIIFVPKIVDRIKNNDITRNDRISVGQDNNFEDKGELAFIEINGTPKKVPAFSFTNQDGKTITQEDYKGKVYVVEFFFTTCPTICPRMNRNLVDIQNVYKLNNDFGVASFSITPELDTPEVLKEYAEKYGITNPNWNLMTGDETEIYKLANVGFNIFVGKVEDDEVGFEHSGDFALIDKNGFIRSRLDGFGNPKIFYKGIISEQEKMDEDGNEQEITMLKEDIKKLLNE, from the coding sequence ATGAAAAAGAATAATTACTCTTACATAAGTATTGCTTTTATTATTTTATTATTTGGAATAATATTCGTTCCAAAAATTGTTGATAGAATAAAAAACAACGACATCACTAGAAACGACAGAATAAGTGTTGGACAAGACAATAATTTTGAAGACAAAGGAGAACTAGCGTTTATAGAAATAAACGGAACTCCTAAAAAAGTACCTGCGTTTAGCTTTACTAATCAAGATGGTAAAACAATAACGCAAGAAGATTATAAAGGTAAAGTGTATGTTGTAGAGTTCTTTTTTACAACATGCCCTACAATTTGTCCAAGAATGAATAGAAACTTGGTAGACATACAAAACGTATATAAACTTAATAACGATTTTGGTGTCGCTTCTTTTTCGATTACTCCAGAATTGGACACACCAGAAGTTTTAAAAGAATACGCTGAAAAATATGGTATTACCAATCCTAATTGGAATTTAATGACAGGTGACGAGACTGAAATCTACAAGTTAGCTAATGTTGGCTTTAATATTTTTGTAGGTAAAGTAGAAGACGATGAAGTAGGTTTTGAGCATTCTGGTGATTTTGCTTTAATAGATAAAAATGGATTTATTCGCTCAAGGCTAGATGGTTTTGGTAACCCTAAAATATTTTACAAAGGTATTATTAGCGAGCAAGAGAAAATGGATGAAGATGGTAATGAACAGGAAATTACCATGCTAAAAGAAGATATTAAAAAACTTTTAAACGAGTAA
- a CDS encoding DUF420 domain-containing protein, with the protein MNTSENIQNEKKYNKWIVALSVIIPIAVAALFLIKLKDFGIDVEPLTFLPPIYATINGLTAIVLLVAVSAIKKGNRVLHERLMKFAISLSVIFLLLYIGYHMTSDSTKFGGEGVIAYVYYFILITHILLSIVVIPFVLITYVRAISNNFERHKKIARITFPLWLYVAVTGVVVYLMISPYYA; encoded by the coding sequence ATGAATACATCAGAAAATATACAAAACGAAAAAAAATATAATAAATGGATTGTTGCACTTTCTGTTATTATTCCTATAGCTGTAGCAGCATTGTTTTTAATTAAATTAAAAGACTTTGGGATCGATGTAGAGCCTTTAACGTTCTTGCCACCAATCTACGCAACTATAAATGGATTAACAGCTATTGTGTTATTAGTAGCAGTGTCGGCAATAAAGAAAGGTAATCGTGTGCTTCATGAGCGATTAATGAAATTTGCAATCTCTTTATCTGTAATATTCTTGTTATTATATATTGGATATCACATGACGAGCGATTCTACCAAATTTGGAGGAGAAGGAGTTATTGCATATGTTTATTACTTCATTTTAATAACACACATATTACTATCTATTGTAGTAATACCTTTTGTGTTAATTACTTATGTAAGAGCTATTTCAAATAATTTCGAAAGACATAAAAAAATAGCACGCATCACATTTCCATTATGGTTATATGTTGCAGTAACAGGTGTTGTTGTCTATTTAATGATATCTCCATATTACGCGTAA